A part of Dehalogenimonas sp. W genomic DNA contains:
- a CDS encoding NifB/NifX family molybdenum-iron cluster-binding protein, whose amino-acid sequence MKYAIPVYEGRLSLHFGQSTEFMLIDTDAEGNITGKKVVAAAAHNCGATPVMLAREGVGIVLAGGMGYTPRTVFERSGIEVVLGITEPDPETAVKSHLNQTLKSGQNVCSHGDEPCGHTHGHGHSH is encoded by the coding sequence ATGAAGTACGCCATCCCAGTCTATGAAGGGCGCTTATCCCTGCATTTCGGTCAGTCAACAGAATTTATGCTGATTGATACCGATGCCGAGGGCAACATCACCGGCAAAAAAGTCGTCGCAGCAGCCGCCCATAATTGCGGGGCGACCCCGGTGATGCTGGCCCGTGAAGGAGTCGGCATTGTTTTGGCCGGCGGTATGGGTTATACCCCCAGGACGGTTTTTGAGCGCTCCGGCATTGAAGTTGTCCTGGGAATCACCGAACCTGACCCGGAAACTGCGGTTAAAAGTCATCTTAATCAGACGCTGAAATCCGGCCAAAATGTCTGTTCCCATGGCGACGAGCCCTGCGGTCACACCCACGGGCACGGGCATAGTCATTAA
- a CDS encoding Rieske (2Fe-2S) protein, whose protein sequence is MSIFKAILGICETKPLAETAWEASNGTATVDLKAAAVLADKGGAAYLKGKGLAKPVLVIRGDDGRLYAYQDRCTHGGRKIDPLPGEGKLKCCSVNHSTFDYDGKPLSGPAKHNITRYETEESADRLVIKLS, encoded by the coding sequence ATGAGTATTTTTAAGGCAATCCTGGGTATCTGTGAAACCAAACCCCTGGCCGAAACCGCCTGGGAAGCTTCAAACGGTACGGCGACGGTAGACCTTAAAGCCGCCGCAGTCCTGGCAGATAAGGGCGGCGCCGCCTATCTTAAAGGCAAGGGACTGGCCAAACCGGTGCTGGTGATACGCGGTGATGACGGCAGGCTGTACGCCTACCAGGACCGCTGTACCCACGGCGGGCGCAAGATTGATCCGTTACCCGGAGAGGGCAAACTCAAGTGTTGCAGCGTCAACCATTCCACTTTTGATTATGACGGCAAACCACTGTCCGGGCCGGCTAAACACAATATCACCCGTTATGAAACCGAGGAATCAGCCGACCGGCTGGTGATTAAACTCAGCTAG
- the rsmI gene encoding 16S rRNA (cytidine(1402)-2'-O)-methyltransferase, giving the protein MPTLYVVATPIGNLEDITFRAVRVLKEVSLIAAEDTRHTRKLLNALDIRTPMTSYFEHNKLSKLDFILDRLSEADVALVSDAGTPGIADPGFELIAAAIDHGVKVEVIPGPSSVATAVALSGLPAGEFRFSAFLPRKAADRRQALQKLTAESAALVFFEAPHRVTKTLAALLEILGDRRTAVCRELTKLHEEVFRGTLSAALEHFAEPRGEFVIVVEGAKNIKAAPVADDEVADRLKALKSAGLPAKEATATVAADTGLSRRELYRAWLKLK; this is encoded by the coding sequence ATGCCGACACTTTATGTGGTGGCCACGCCCATCGGCAATCTGGAGGATATTACCTTCCGCGCCGTCCGGGTGCTGAAGGAAGTCAGCCTTATCGCCGCTGAAGATACCCGCCACACCCGCAAACTGCTCAATGCCCTGGATATCCGCACGCCGATGACCAGCTATTTTGAGCATAATAAACTGAGCAAGCTGGATTTCATTCTGGACAGGCTGTCCGAGGCCGATGTGGCCCTGGTTTCCGATGCCGGAACGCCCGGTATCGCCGACCCGGGTTTTGAACTCATCGCCGCCGCTATTGATCACGGGGTGAAAGTTGAAGTTATTCCCGGCCCTTCCAGCGTGGCCACTGCGGTGGCCCTGTCCGGCCTGCCGGCCGGGGAATTCCGCTTCAGCGCATTCCTGCCGCGCAAAGCAGCCGACCGGCGGCAGGCGCTTCAGAAGCTGACCGCCGAGAGCGCGGCTTTAGTCTTTTTTGAGGCGCCGCACCGGGTCACAAAAACCCTGGCGGCTTTACTGGAAATCCTGGGCGACCGCCGCACAGCAGTCTGCCGGGAACTGACTAAACTGCACGAGGAAGTCTTCCGCGGGACGCTCTCCGCAGCACTGGAACACTTTGCTGAGCCGCGGGGCGAATTCGTCATCGTAGTTGAAGGCGCCAAAAACATCAAAGCCGCGCCGGTAGCGGACGACGAGGTCGCTGACCGGCTCAAAGCCTTAAAATCAGCCGGCCTGCCGGCTAAAGAAGCGACGGCAACCGTAGCTGCCGACACCGGCCTGTCCCGCCGGGAACTGTACCGGGCTTGGCTTAAACTCAAGTAA
- the metG gene encoding methionine--tRNA ligase, whose amino-acid sequence MTERIYIGVAWPYANNRLHLGHVAGAYLPPDIFARYHRTRGSEVLMVTGSDRHGTPVTIRAEAEGKTPAEIADYYHAKFVENWAALGITFDLYTHTGTDNHREVVQDIFLRLLEKDYLYKDTVSQPYCAGCRRFLPDRYVEGTCPSCRTPGARGDQCDACGKPMNPVDLIDVRCKLCGSVPEFRETEHFFLRLSAFEKPLLEWIETQADHWRLNVQRFTRQYLKDGLRDRAITRDITWGIPVPLEGYDDKRIYVWFEAVIGYLSASKEWAQKTGDPEAWRKFWQQECKTYYFIGKDNIPFHTIIWPSILMGYGGLNLPYDVPSNEFLTMEAQKLSKSRNVAIWLDDFLSRYQPDALRYMLSVNMPDTSDTDFSWREFVRRNNDELVATWGNLVNRVLSMLQKHFEGKVPEPGELDERSNDIIARTEATLNTMDEQLHGCKFRDAIKTAMALAAEANRYLDEKSPWKTVKTDKAAAAQSLYTALTVISGLRTAFYPFLPFSSAKLHGFLGYDGTIQADGWKLRRPVTGAALNPPEALFIKLDEAVIEEEAARLGIGVS is encoded by the coding sequence ATGACTGAACGTATTTACATCGGTGTGGCCTGGCCTTACGCCAACAACCGCCTTCATCTGGGTCATGTGGCCGGGGCGTACCTGCCGCCGGACATTTTTGCCCGTTATCACCGCACCCGCGGCAGTGAAGTGCTGATGGTTACCGGCTCTGACCGCCACGGCACTCCGGTCACCATCCGGGCGGAAGCCGAAGGCAAAACCCCGGCTGAAATCGCCGATTATTATCACGCCAAATTCGTGGAAAACTGGGCAGCTCTGGGTATTACCTTTGACCTGTACACCCACACCGGCACCGACAACCATCGCGAGGTAGTTCAGGACATCTTCCTCAGACTGCTGGAGAAAGACTATCTTTACAAGGACACTGTCTCCCAGCCCTACTGCGCCGGTTGCCGCCGCTTTCTGCCTGACCGTTATGTAGAAGGCACCTGCCCTTCCTGCCGGACACCCGGCGCCCGCGGCGACCAGTGCGACGCCTGCGGCAAGCCGATGAATCCGGTGGATCTGATTGACGTCCGCTGCAAGCTGTGCGGCTCGGTTCCGGAGTTCCGGGAAACAGAGCATTTCTTCCTGCGGCTGTCCGCCTTTGAGAAACCCCTGCTGGAATGGATAGAAACTCAGGCGGACCACTGGCGGCTGAACGTCCAGCGCTTCACGCGCCAATATCTGAAAGACGGCCTGCGCGACCGCGCCATCACCCGGGACATCACTTGGGGGATTCCGGTACCGCTGGAAGGCTATGACGACAAGCGCATTTATGTCTGGTTTGAGGCGGTTATCGGCTATCTGTCCGCCAGCAAGGAGTGGGCGCAGAAGACCGGCGACCCCGAAGCCTGGCGCAAGTTCTGGCAACAGGAATGCAAGACCTATTATTTTATCGGCAAGGACAACATCCCCTTCCACACCATCATCTGGCCGTCTATTCTGATGGGTTACGGCGGGTTGAACTTGCCTTATGACGTACCCTCCAATGAGTTCCTGACCATGGAAGCCCAGAAGCTCTCCAAGTCCCGCAACGTGGCCATCTGGCTGGATGACTTCCTGTCCCGCTATCAGCCGGACGCGCTGCGCTATATGCTTTCTGTTAATATGCCTGACACCTCGGATACCGACTTTTCCTGGCGGGAATTCGTCCGCCGCAATAATGATGAACTGGTAGCCACCTGGGGCAACCTGGTCAACCGTGTATTGTCCATGCTGCAAAAGCATTTTGAAGGCAAGGTGCCGGAACCGGGCGAACTTGATGAACGCAGCAACGACATTATTGCCCGAACCGAGGCCACTCTCAACACCATGGATGAGCAGCTGCACGGCTGCAAGTTCCGGGACGCCATTAAAACCGCTATGGCACTGGCCGCCGAGGCCAACCGCTATTTGGATGAAAAATCACCCTGGAAAACGGTCAAGACCGATAAGGCCGCCGCCGCGCAGTCCCTTTATACGGCGCTGACGGTTATCTCCGGCCTGCGCACCGCTTTCTATCCCTTCCTGCCGTTCAGTTCGGCAAAGCTCCACGGCTTCCTGGGCTATGACGGCACCATCCAGGCCGACGGCTGGAAGCTGAGACGTCCGGTAACCGGCGCCGCCCTGAACCCGCCGGAAGCGCTGTTTATTAAACTGGATGAAGCCGTCATTGAGGAAGAGGCCGCCCGGCTCGGAATCGGCGTCTCCTAA
- a CDS encoding polyprenyl synthetase family protein — protein sequence MDLKSMYNPVARDLAAVEANFIGLADKWQTEFPELHDMLRHTLTGGKILRPALTFLAGRCLDDKTDRILNMATANELLHISTLIHDDAIDHADTRRGKLTVNNIWGLEKAILLGDFLFARAGEFAAATDNLRTVKMFSNTLQTIAVGELRQARDVFSPRQSREGYFQRISGKTASLLRMSTESGAVLADGTEEQIQALSDFGYNLGLAFQIVDDILDFTGTEKELGKPVGSDLRQGTITLPALLLMEQQPEDNPVKDFLEGKDRENSIIRVINIIKSTGLIDESYALAVTYSEIALALLDTLPPSVYRETLKKLTSYLIRRRV from the coding sequence GTGGACTTAAAAAGCATGTACAATCCGGTCGCCCGGGACCTGGCCGCGGTGGAAGCCAATTTCATCGGACTGGCGGATAAATGGCAGACTGAATTTCCGGAACTCCACGACATGCTGCGGCACACCCTGACCGGTGGTAAAATCCTGCGTCCGGCGCTCACCTTCCTGGCCGGCCGCTGTCTGGATGACAAAACCGACCGGATTCTCAATATGGCCACCGCTAACGAACTATTACACATTTCCACACTGATTCACGATGATGCCATTGACCATGCCGACACCCGCCGCGGCAAGCTGACCGTTAATAATATCTGGGGTCTGGAAAAAGCCATCCTGCTGGGGGACTTCTTGTTCGCCCGCGCTGGTGAATTTGCCGCCGCCACCGATAACCTGCGTACCGTCAAAATGTTCTCCAATACACTCCAAACCATCGCCGTCGGTGAACTGCGCCAGGCCAGGGATGTGTTCAGCCCCCGGCAAAGCCGGGAAGGGTATTTTCAACGTATTTCCGGCAAAACGGCCTCCTTACTGAGAATGTCCACCGAGTCCGGGGCAGTACTGGCTGACGGCACTGAAGAGCAGATTCAGGCGCTTTCCGACTTTGGTTACAACCTCGGGCTGGCTTTTCAGATTGTTGACGATATCCTGGACTTCACCGGCACTGAAAAGGAACTGGGCAAGCCGGTCGGCTCCGACCTCCGCCAGGGCACCATCACTCTGCCCGCCCTGCTGCTGATGGAACAGCAACCGGAGGATAATCCGGTCAAGGACTTCCTTGAGGGCAAAGACCGGGAGAACAGTATTATCCGAGTCATCAACATCATCAAGAGCACCGGCCTGATTGACGAAAGCTACGCTCTGGCCGTGACTTATTCCGAGATAGCCCTGGCCCTGCTGGACACCCTGCCGCCCAGCGTTTACCGTGAAACGCTGAAAAAGCTGACGTCTTATCTGATCAGGCGGAGGGTTTAG
- a CDS encoding DUF6612 family protein, whose amino-acid sequence MINRRLPVLLLTLILSLSAVLAGCGSSADPAPTTSAPPTTSAPATTPAPTTTPPPSTTPAPTTTPPPTTTVPPATTPTPTGLIADIINASNAITTYTFNATATTTTNVAGFSIAATSVTDGQFDLAANKAYLNTVVTAQGIETRVENYLVDNWTYIKYLAAFAPPGFNNDTWYKIAMTAGEWQETWDNNSQADQNAALFNQATVTIIGSEVINGIDTYKIDLIPDKASFLAYIQAQGTTDAEDVANVEQALQNITFTGWVAKNTSYMIKTEMSLTMTIEGVATQIQSVSTITNINQPVNITLPAAALAATVLAP is encoded by the coding sequence ATGATAAACCGCAGACTGCCAGTTCTATTATTGACGCTGATTTTATCTCTATCTGCGGTACTGGCCGGTTGCGGGTCCAGTGCCGACCCGGCGCCGACTACCAGCGCGCCACCAACGACTTCCGCACCGGCGACCACACCTGCGCCTACCACTACTCCACCGCCTTCAACCACCCCGGCACCGACGACAACGCCTCCGCCGACCACTACTGTGCCACCGGCGACTACGCCGACTCCGACCGGATTAATCGCGGATATTATCAACGCATCAAATGCTATTACCACCTACACGTTTAACGCCACGGCAACCACGACCACCAATGTCGCCGGATTCAGCATTGCCGCGACATCAGTGACTGACGGCCAGTTTGATCTCGCCGCCAACAAGGCTTACCTGAATACCGTAGTCACCGCTCAGGGTATTGAAACCAGGGTGGAGAATTATCTCGTAGATAACTGGACCTATATCAAATATCTCGCGGCGTTCGCGCCTCCCGGATTCAATAACGACACCTGGTACAAGATTGCCATGACCGCGGGTGAATGGCAGGAAACCTGGGACAATAACAGCCAGGCCGATCAGAACGCCGCGTTGTTTAACCAGGCGACGGTGACCATTATCGGCAGTGAGGTCATTAACGGGATTGACACCTATAAGATTGATCTTATACCGGACAAGGCCTCATTCCTGGCTTATATCCAGGCTCAGGGCACCACGGACGCCGAAGATGTTGCCAATGTGGAACAGGCGCTGCAGAACATCACTTTCACCGGCTGGGTGGCCAAGAACACTTCTTATATGATTAAGACTGAAATGTCGCTGACGATGACGATTGAAGGGGTGGCCACGCAGATACAATCTGTCAGCACCATCACCAATATCAATCAACCGGTCAACATTACTCTGCCGGCCGCTGCGCTGGCAGCCACGGTCCTCGCACCGTAA
- a CDS encoding SHOCT domain-containing protein, which yields MMILWVVVIGLIIWGVFSLVKNGNLNTGGGGTPARREPMDIAKERYAKGEITKEEFEDIKRNL from the coding sequence ATGATGATTCTATGGGTCGTGGTTATCGGCTTGATCATATGGGGAGTGTTCTCTCTGGTGAAAAACGGCAATCTGAACACCGGCGGCGGCGGTACTCCGGCGCGGCGGGAGCCGATGGATATCGCCAAAGAGCGTTACGCTAAGGGCGAGATAACCAAAGAGGAATTTGAAGACATCAAGAGAAACCTGTAA
- a CDS encoding molybdopterin-dependent oxidoreductase: MSINRDKLGLFLSFFLIGSLVLVGCGEEYVPPAGEVEATEFQGVELTPMRLQGNNALAGTQSIDRESYVLTVNGLTDNAVTLSYQDLLDLPQQSRLITLHCVEGWEFVAKVTGPTMASIFALAGVKAEADTVIFYTTDVPEGYTSLELAYIQSQDIMLALKINDLTLPPSRGFPFQVVAVGKYGYKWAKWVTRIELSTDTAFRGYWESRGFNNNADITGPRFD; the protein is encoded by the coding sequence ATGAGCATTAATCGTGACAAACTCGGTCTGTTTCTGTCGTTTTTTCTGATAGGCAGTCTGGTGTTAGTGGGCTGCGGTGAAGAATACGTTCCCCCGGCCGGTGAAGTTGAAGCTACCGAGTTTCAGGGCGTGGAACTGACGCCGATGCGCCTTCAGGGCAATAATGCCTTGGCCGGTACCCAGTCCATTGACCGGGAATCCTATGTTTTAACCGTAAACGGCTTGACCGACAATGCCGTCACCCTGAGCTATCAGGACTTACTGGATTTGCCTCAGCAGTCCCGGCTGATTACTTTGCACTGTGTTGAGGGTTGGGAGTTTGTTGCCAAGGTGACCGGGCCGACGATGGCTTCCATCTTCGCTCTGGCCGGGGTGAAAGCCGAAGCCGATACCGTCATCTTTTACACCACCGATGTCCCGGAAGGCTACACCTCACTGGAATTGGCCTATATTCAAAGCCAGGACATCATGCTGGCGTTGAAGATTAACGATCTGACCCTTCCGCCGTCCCGCGGTTTCCCTTTTCAGGTAGTGGCCGTGGGTAAATACGGTTATAAATGGGCCAAGTGGGTTACCCGGATTGAGCTTTCAACCGATACGGCTTTTCGTGGTTACTGGGAAAGCCGGGGCTTTAATAACAACGCCGATATCACCGGCCCGCGCTTTGACTGA
- a CDS encoding cytochrome c, protein MKSRFSFITTGVFIAALLVVAACTSSGDPDPTGTPDPTVAALENGQSIYFYAVSSSGQFITYSGGPGTMMRLACVNCHGEQGHGGEIFFMMQSFDVPDITWAELTGQHEEHEPYTVATIKQAITDGLDPAGNELEYQMPQWQMSDKNLDDLILYLQSLE, encoded by the coding sequence ATGAAAAGCCGGTTCAGTTTTATCACTACGGGTGTCTTTATTGCCGCACTGCTGGTCGTTGCGGCCTGCACTTCTTCTGGAGACCCTGATCCGACTGGCACCCCGGATCCCACGGTTGCCGCCCTTGAGAATGGCCAAAGCATCTATTTTTATGCCGTATCCAGCTCCGGCCAGTTCATCACCTATAGCGGCGGCCCGGGTACCATGATGCGGCTGGCCTGCGTTAACTGTCACGGCGAGCAGGGGCACGGCGGGGAAATATTCTTCATGATGCAGTCTTTTGACGTTCCCGATATCACCTGGGCGGAACTAACCGGCCAGCATGAAGAACACGAGCCATACACTGTGGCAACCATTAAGCAGGCCATAACCGACGGGCTGGACCCGGCGGGTAATGAACTGGAATACCAGATGCCGCAGTGGCAGATGTCGGACAAAAACCTGGACGACCTGATTCTGTATTTGCAGTCATTAGAGTAG
- a CDS encoding FmdB family zinc ribbon protein yields MPIYDYKCRVCGQITELMVSYAGNCTDFTCAACGSAELEKQQSIPIVLHRCNPGGKTCCGAEERCETSPCHSGGGHCHGH; encoded by the coding sequence ATGCCGATTTATGATTACAAATGCCGCGTCTGCGGCCAGATAACCGAACTGATGGTGTCGTACGCGGGTAATTGTACTGATTTTACCTGTGCCGCCTGCGGCAGTGCCGAACTGGAAAAACAGCAGTCCATTCCGATCGTGCTCCACCGGTGCAATCCCGGTGGTAAAACCTGTTGCGGCGCGGAGGAACGGTGCGAAACTTCACCGTGCCACAGCGGCGGCGGGCATTGTCACGGACATTAA
- a CDS encoding GIY-YIG nuclease family protein: protein MDKRKDLINAYKQRKILGGVFKVTNTVNGRYLLDSAADIHARQNSFNFSVSTNNPFDYKMRADWQASGAAAFTFEVLDTLEKKETQSQEQFIEDLKFLEENQAEKLDSTLRY from the coding sequence GTGGATAAACGAAAAGACCTCATCAACGCCTACAAACAACGCAAGATACTCGGCGGTGTTTTTAAGGTGACCAATACTGTCAACGGCCGATACCTGCTGGACTCCGCCGCGGATATTCATGCCAGACAGAACTCCTTTAATTTCTCCGTGTCCACCAATAATCCGTTTGACTACAAAATGAGGGCGGACTGGCAGGCCTCCGGCGCCGCCGCTTTCACCTTTGAGGTGCTGGATACGCTGGAGAAGAAGGAAACCCAAAGCCAGGAACAGTTTATTGAGGACTTGAAATTCCTGGAAGAAAACCAGGCTGAGAAACTGGATTCAACGCTGAGATACTAG
- a CDS encoding flavodoxin family protein — translation MYNNTVMNSAGRKILGISGSPRHSSNSDALLREILGAAAKAGAQPRVVCLRDLHFSSCNGCEQCRAAKRCTGLDDDMQQVYRAIDTADTLVLVTPIHNYNMTALMKAFIDRLYCYYEFGPQRPGEWRSRLAGQGRRVVLVAIGEQTDEKDSGMDLTLETLRRSMTALGYETAAELPVLGVYYRGQVLDRSKILKQAAELGRSLA, via the coding sequence ATGTATAATAATACGGTAATGAATAGTGCTGGACGGAAAATCCTCGGTATCAGCGGCAGCCCCCGGCATAGCAGCAATTCTGATGCCCTGCTGCGGGAGATACTTGGAGCGGCGGCGAAGGCCGGCGCGCAGCCCCGGGTGGTCTGCTTGCGGGACTTGCATTTCTCCAGTTGTAACGGGTGTGAGCAGTGCCGTGCCGCCAAACGGTGTACCGGTCTGGATGATGATATGCAACAGGTCTATCGGGCAATTGATACGGCGGACACCCTGGTGCTGGTTACCCCCATCCATAATTACAATATGACTGCCTTGATGAAGGCCTTTATTGACCGGCTGTACTGCTATTATGAGTTCGGACCGCAGCGGCCGGGCGAATGGCGTTCCCGGCTGGCCGGGCAGGGCCGTCGGGTGGTGCTTGTTGCCATCGGGGAACAGACCGACGAAAAAGACAGCGGCATGGATCTGACGCTGGAAACGCTGCGCCGTTCAATGACGGCACTGGGTTATGAGACCGCGGCAGAATTGCCGGTTTTGGGTGTTTATTACCGAGGTCAGGTACTTGATCGCAGCAAAATCTTGAAACAGGCAGCCGAATTGGGACGTTCGCTGGCCTAG
- a CDS encoding beta-propeller domain-containing protein, giving the protein MKKFGLLGLSFLVLTSILVIPGCAGDKNDPASGLPTFTSEKALVSAFTQAQNRGYAGNWWAMEAMPPVPAAQADAAGVAVNKAYSDTNVQVAGVDEADIIKTDGKYIYAVSGSVIYIAHAYPSESAEIVGQIAIEEFSPQELFIDGDRILVFGYTYTGYTEPGYPITIMPDDMMPGSSSIIYPYRTGLTSVKLYDIKDRSNPELLKSIDIEGSYLTSRKIGSDVYFVINSYPNYSDIKPTASDLIPGYRETSGDSKTPVSLKPIASYDQIGYIPPVQAASFITIASLSMTDADKAVSKTVIVGSGENVYASADNLYIAQTSWPVYDGIGLPIADQTQNTVVTKFSLKAGEIIYQAAGKARGHILNQFAMDEYDGYFRIATTISGYVNNRDTSTNNVFVLDASLKVTGALEDVAPGESIYAVRFMGKRAYMVTFLHVDPLFVIDLAQPEDPKILGKLKIPGYSNYLQPYDETHLIGIGHEVDPSIDAGMVHTENAVYYTAIQGVKLSLFDVSDVSNPVEVYKEVIGDRGTESLAASEHKAFLFDKESGLLVLPVTVAELKPGQPKNMQGEYVFQGAYVYNLTLNGGFSLQGKISHYDTNEIFQKSGEYFYGGSGQITRSLYIENVLYTLSQSRLQLNDLADLSILNVLALDSK; this is encoded by the coding sequence ATGAAAAAGTTCGGATTACTCGGTTTATCTTTTTTGGTACTCACCTCCATCCTAGTCATTCCCGGTTGTGCCGGTGATAAAAACGATCCAGCATCCGGCCTGCCCACGTTTACTTCGGAAAAAGCCTTAGTTTCCGCCTTCACCCAGGCGCAAAACAGGGGATACGCTGGCAACTGGTGGGCTATGGAGGCGATGCCGCCGGTCCCGGCCGCGCAAGCGGATGCCGCGGGAGTAGCCGTCAACAAAGCTTACTCCGACACCAATGTCCAGGTAGCCGGTGTGGACGAAGCGGACATCATAAAAACCGACGGCAAGTATATTTACGCAGTATCCGGCAGTGTTATTTATATAGCTCACGCCTATCCCTCTGAATCAGCCGAAATCGTCGGGCAAATCGCCATAGAAGAATTCTCACCCCAGGAGCTTTTCATTGACGGTGACCGTATCCTGGTATTCGGTTACACCTATACCGGCTATACGGAACCGGGCTATCCGATTACAATCATGCCTGACGATATGATGCCGGGCAGCTCATCTATTATCTACCCGTACCGGACCGGCCTGACATCGGTAAAACTTTACGATATTAAAGACCGTTCTAATCCCGAATTACTTAAGAGTATTGATATAGAGGGATCTTACCTGACCTCGCGGAAGATAGGATCTGACGTCTATTTCGTGATCAATTCTTATCCCAACTACTCTGATATCAAGCCAACCGCCAGCGATCTTATCCCGGGTTACCGGGAGACCAGCGGCGATTCAAAGACGCCCGTTAGTCTTAAGCCCATCGCCAGCTACGATCAGATCGGGTATATCCCGCCGGTCCAGGCGGCCAGCTTCATCACGATTGCCTCATTATCAATGACCGATGCGGATAAAGCCGTCAGTAAGACAGTCATCGTCGGCAGTGGAGAGAATGTCTACGCCTCGGCTGATAACCTGTATATCGCCCAGACCTCATGGCCGGTCTACGACGGCATCGGCCTGCCGATTGCCGATCAAACTCAAAACACGGTCGTTACCAAGTTCTCTCTAAAGGCCGGTGAGATCATTTACCAGGCTGCCGGAAAAGCAAGAGGGCACATCCTGAACCAGTTCGCCATGGATGAATACGACGGTTATTTCCGCATCGCCACCACCATCAGCGGCTATGTGAACAACCGGGATACCTCAACCAATAATGTTTTCGTTCTTGACGCCTCCCTGAAGGTAACCGGAGCCCTTGAAGATGTCGCCCCCGGAGAAAGCATTTACGCCGTGCGTTTCATGGGCAAGCGCGCTTACATGGTGACTTTCCTGCATGTGGACCCGCTATTCGTTATTGATCTGGCGCAGCCGGAGGACCCAAAAATCCTGGGGAAATTGAAGATACCGGGTTACAGCAATTATCTTCAGCCTTACGATGAGACCCACCTAATCGGTATCGGCCATGAGGTGGACCCCAGCATAGACGCCGGGATGGTCCACACGGAAAACGCGGTGTATTACACGGCAATTCAGGGTGTTAAGCTGTCCCTCTTTGATGTGAGCGATGTGAGCAACCCGGTTGAAGTCTACAAAGAAGTAATCGGCGACCGAGGCACCGAGAGCCTGGCGGCCAGCGAACACAAGGCATTTCTCTTTGACAAAGAGTCCGGTCTGCTGGTGTTACCGGTTACCGTGGCCGAGTTGAAACCGGGTCAGCCCAAGAACATGCAGGGAGAGTATGTCTTCCAGGGCGCTTATGTGTATAACCTGACGCTGAACGGCGGTTTTTCCTTACAAGGCAAGATCAGCCATTACGATACAAACGAGATTTTCCAAAAAAGCGGGGAGTATTTTTACGGAGGATCGGGCCAGATAACCCGGAGCCTGTATATAGAGAATGTCCTTTACACGCTGTCCCAGTCCAGACTTCAGTTGAATGATCTTGCCGACCTGTCAATTTTGAATGTACTGGCTTTAGACTCAAAGTAG